AGCGCCAGCGCCATCTCGCGCGTAGTGGCTTCACCGTAATGCGCATTCCAGCGCGCCAGCATCCATTGCGGCAGGTCCAGCGTCTGCGTTCCGATCTCGTCGATCAGGCCCTGGCCCTCGCGCGCGCAGCGGCGCAGCACGGCGTTGACGAGGCCGGCATATTTCGCCGCGCGGCGGTCGGACTGCACGAGCCGCACCGACAGATCGACCGCGGCGTGATCGGGCACGTCCATCCAGAGGATCTGCGCGGCGCCGATCAGCAGCGCACTCTGCGCGCGCGGCGCATCGGTCGGCACGCCGCGGTCGAGCAGCCGCGACAGCAGATGGCCGAGCGTGCCGAGCTTGCGCAGGATGGTCGACACCAGCCGGCGCATCAGCGCGCGGTCGCGATCGGCCAGCGATTTCAGGCCGGGATGCGCGCCGGCGCCGTCGAGCTGATCGTCGAGCGTGCGATGCTTGTGCAGCACGCCATCGAGGATGTCGGCCGCGATACGGCGCGCCGCGAGACCGGGGACTTCGGCAGGAACTGCAAATCTTGAAGGGGGCATGAAGCGGAGATATCTCGAAGGTGCTGAGTTACATTCGGCTCATGCCCATCAACTCGAAAACACCTCTGGCATGCGAATATGCCAAATGTAAGAATCGTCTTGCGGAATTCGTGATCGTGATGTCGTCACTGAGCCAACACAGAGATACGGAATTCGCCGGCAGAAAGTTTTGCCGAGAAACGTTCGCCAAGTAGGCCCGCCATGTCTGAGAAATCGCCATCGCCCTCGCCGCCGGAACCCGCGCCGCGCAAGCCGCTGACGCCGGCCGCGGAGCGTGCGCTCGCCGAGGCCGCGGCGCGGCGCAAGGCCGCCGAGGAGCTGGCCGCGAAGGATGCGGCCGCGCGGCCGAAGGAATTCCAGGGCCCGAAGGGGCCGGAACCGACGCGCTACGGCGATTGGGAGACCAAGGGCATCGCCTCGGACTTCTGAGAGTCTTGCCTGGGGGCTCGACTCAAGCCAGTCTGGGAATATGTCCCCATATGAGAGAATAAATCCTTATCGTGGGACGGGACGTCCGCCCTTCCGCCGCTCGCCTTGGGGCCGCCGCGTCTCGGCGGCGCTGCCCTGGGTGTTCGTGCTCGGCATCGCCGTCGGCAGCACATTGCCGATCCGCCAATATGTGCCTCAATGGATGCCCTTGCCGTCGCACTGGTCGTTGAACCGGTCGCGCGATGCCGAAATGATCTGGCAGCGAGCCGGCACGCCTGACGCTCGCCATGCTGTCGATGTCGTCAGGACCATCGATGGCGACACGTTCGAGGCGCGGGTGCATCTCGCGCCGGGCCCCGATTTTTACACGCGGGTCCGGCTGCGTGGCATCGATGCGCCGGAGCTGAAGGCGTCCTGTGCGCGCGAATTGCAAATGGCGCAGGCGGCGACGGTGGCGCTGCGCGATCTGCTCGGCCAGGGTGATGTCGCGATCTACAATGTCGGTCCCGACAAATATCAGGGACGCGTCGTTGCCGATGTCGCGACCAGGAAGACCGACAATGTCTCGGCTGCGCTGCTCGCGGCCGGTCATGCCCGCGCCTATAATGGCGGGCACCGCTTCGGCTGGTGCGGAACTTTTGCGCGGTAGAGCATGATCCGGAAAAGTGCGAAGCGGTTTTCCGAAGAGATCATGCCAAAGCAAGAATCTAAAGCGCGATGACGATTCAACCCAATCTCATCGCGCTTTAAGCGTCATCGGCGTGAAGGCGCAGGACAGCCAAACAAAAAGCCGCGCAGTGGCGCGGCTTTTCTTTCGGCGCAGTGCTCTGCGCGATCAGCGGGTGACGACGACAGTCGTGCCGACCGAGACGCGCGAGTAGAGGTCGGTGATGTCAGTGTTCAGCATGCGGATGCAGCCGTAGGAGACGAAGCCGCCGACCGAACCGGGCACGTTGGTGCCGTGGATGGCGTATTCGCCGCCGGCTAGCGTCATCGCGGCGACGCCCATCGGGTTACGCGGCGAGCCGCCGGCGATCACGTCCGGGATACTCGGCTTGTCGCGCTTGACCTCGGCGGGCGGCGACCAGGCCGGGTTGCGGTATTTGCCGTCGATCTTGGTGGTGCCGGCCCATTGCTTGCCGGACTTGCCGACGCCGACCGGGTAACGCATCGCGTGGCCGGAATCGAGAATGAGATAGAGCCGCCGTTCGTTGGTCTTCACCACGATGGTGCCCGGCTCATAATTGTCGGCGTGGATTCCGACCATTTCCGGCCGCGCTTCGGCCGTCTGCGACATCACAACAACGGCACCAAGGGTGGCAGCGAACGCCACCGCAAACTTCATCGACATCAAACTCTCCACTTCCCAACAGCTCCGGTGAGGGAGCCAAAAACGAAGGTGCAGAGCCCTGAAAAAACCCGGGCCCGCCGGTCTCACGCACGCAATATTAACCGCGTGTCTTAACCGGGTGGTTTCACACCGGCCGCGAGACACGTCCTGATGGCGGGCAGAAGAGGAAAAGTTCGGATTAAAGTAAATGACCTGAAAACAACACTTGGTCACAAACACGCCGCAATGGCGCCGCGCCTCTGACAATCCCGTGAAAGGGCCGCGCTGGGCGTTTTTTGAGCGAAGCCTGTCCCGCCGGTGATGCGGGATGGATGCCGGTTCGCGCGAGAAAGCGTGGGCAAGCGAAAGGCCGCGGCGGAGATCGCGCGCGGCCCTTCTTCAACGTCCCGATATTGCCGTTGCCGGATTACTTCTTGTTCTGCCGGTTCTGCACGAGGTCGTCGACCACGGCCGGATCGGCCAGGGTCGAGGTGTCGCCGAGGCTCGACGGTTCGTCCTCGGCGATCTTGCGCAGGATGCGGCGCATGATCTTGCCGGAGCGCGTTTTCGGCAGGCCTGGCGCGAACTGGATGAGGTCCGGCGAGGCGATCGGGCCGATGTCCTTGCGGACCCAGGCGACCAGCTCCTTGCGCAAGGCTTCGGTCGGCTCGGTGCCCTTCATCAGCGTGACATAGGCGTAGATGCCCTGGCCCTTGATGTCGTGCGGGTAGCCGACGACGGCGGCTTCCGACACCGCCTCATGCGCCACCAGCGAGCTCTCGACCTCGGCGGTGCCCATGCGGTGGCCGGAGACGTTGATGACGTCGTCGACGCGGCCGGTGATCCAGTAATAGCCGTCGGCATCGCGCCGGCAGCCGTCGCCGGTGAAGTACTTGTTCTTGTAGGTCGAGAAATAGGTCTGCTCGAACCGCGCATGGTCGCCGTAGACCGTGCGCATCTGGCCCGGCCATGACTTGGTCAGGCAGAGATTGCCCGAGGTCTCGCCCTCCAGCGTCTTGCCGTCGGCATCGACGATTTCAGGCACCACGCCGAAGAACGGCCGCGTCGCCGATCCCGGCTTCAGCTTGGTCGCGCCGGGCAGCGGCGTGATCAGGATGCCGCCGGTCTCGGTCTGCCACCAGGTGTCGACAATCGGGCAGCGGTCGTCACCGACCACGCGGTAGTACCACTCCCAGGCTTCCGGATTGATCGGCTCGCCGACCGAGCCGAGCAGGCGCAGCGATTTGCGCGAGGTCTTCTTCACCGGCTCGTCGCCGCCCTGCATCAGCGCGCGGATCGCGGTCGGCGCGGTGTAGAAGATGTTGACCTTGTGCTTGTCGACGACGTTCCAGAAGCGCGAATTGTCCGGGTAGTTCGGCACGCCTTCGAACATCAGCGTGGTCGCGCCGTTGGCGAGCGGCCCATAGAGGATGTAGCTGTGGCCGGTGACCCAGCCGACGTCGGCGGTGCACCAGTAGACGTCGCC
This Bradyrhizobium sp. CCBAU 53421 DNA region includes the following protein-coding sequences:
- the acs gene encoding acetate--CoA ligase — encoded protein: MSEKIYDVPADWAKRAYVNDAKYREMYAHSVKDPNGFWAEHGKRIDWIKPYTKVENVSFAPGNISIKWFEDGVLNVAWNCIDRHLEKRGDQTAIIWEGDDPSESKHITYRQLHDEVCKMANILRTRNVKKGDRVTIYLPMIPEAAYAMLACARIGAIHSVVFGGFSPDSLAQRIKDCDSKVVITADEGLRGGKKVPLKANVDAAIGKTGGVDWVVVVKRTGGKIDMNPTRDLWYHEAAEMVTTECPAEHMHAEDPLFILYTSGSTGTPKGVLHTSAGYLVFASMTHQYVFDYHDGDVYWCTADVGWVTGHSYILYGPLANGATTLMFEGVPNYPDNSRFWNVVDKHKVNIFYTAPTAIRALMQGGDEPVKKTSRKSLRLLGSVGEPINPEAWEWYYRVVGDDRCPIVDTWWQTETGGILITPLPGATKLKPGSATRPFFGVVPEIVDADGKTLEGETSGNLCLTKSWPGQMRTVYGDHARFEQTYFSTYKNKYFTGDGCRRDADGYYWITGRVDDVINVSGHRMGTAEVESSLVAHEAVSEAAVVGYPHDIKGQGIYAYVTLMKGTEPTEALRKELVAWVRKDIGPIASPDLIQFAPGLPKTRSGKIMRRILRKIAEDEPSSLGDTSTLADPAVVDDLVQNRQNKK
- a CDS encoding DUF1674 domain-containing protein, with amino-acid sequence MSEKSPSPSPPEPAPRKPLTPAAERALAEAAARRKAAEELAAKDAAARPKEFQGPKGPEPTRYGDWETKGIASDF
- a CDS encoding L,D-transpeptidase → MSMKFAVAFAATLGAVVVMSQTAEARPEMVGIHADNYEPGTIVVKTNERRLYLILDSGHAMRYPVGVGKSGKQWAGTTKIDGKYRNPAWSPPAEVKRDKPSIPDVIAGGSPRNPMGVAAMTLAGGEYAIHGTNVPGSVGGFVSYGCIRMLNTDITDLYSRVSVGTTVVVTR
- a CDS encoding thermonuclease family protein, which gives rise to MSPYERINPYRGTGRPPFRRSPWGRRVSAALPWVFVLGIAVGSTLPIRQYVPQWMPLPSHWSLNRSRDAEMIWQRAGTPDARHAVDVVRTIDGDTFEARVHLAPGPDFYTRVRLRGIDAPELKASCARELQMAQAATVALRDLLGQGDVAIYNVGPDKYQGRVVADVATRKTDNVSAALLAAGHARAYNGGHRFGWCGTFAR